A DNA window from Gammaproteobacteria bacterium contains the following coding sequences:
- a CDS encoding outer membrane protein assembly factor BamD yields MNTFKLLTITCAMALLGACATVDDDPTQDWSGAKLYEEAKAALDRGYYQTAIEYYETLEARYPFGRYAQQAQIEGAYAYYKFNELDSAIAAADRFIKLHPLDEHADYAWYLKGLANFDRTRDYFDFLMDSNPSENDPTPMIRAFDDFAYLIRNYPDSRYVADARQRMVYLRNELAEYELHVADYYMRRGAWVAAANRGKYVVEHYEGAESMPAALGVMITAYRRLGLNDLAVDATRVLRLNFPERASELLAARD; encoded by the coding sequence ATGAACACATTCAAACTATTGACTATTACATGCGCCATGGCGCTGCTCGGCGCCTGTGCCACGGTCGATGACGACCCCACACAGGACTGGTCGGGCGCGAAGTTGTACGAGGAAGCCAAAGCCGCCCTGGATCGCGGCTATTACCAGACCGCCATCGAATACTACGAAACGCTGGAAGCGCGCTACCCGTTCGGCCGCTATGCGCAACAGGCGCAAATCGAGGGCGCCTATGCGTATTACAAGTTCAATGAACTCGATTCGGCCATCGCCGCGGCCGACCGCTTCATCAAACTGCACCCCCTGGACGAGCACGCGGATTACGCTTGGTATCTCAAGGGACTCGCCAATTTTGACCGCACCCGCGACTACTTCGATTTTCTCATGGACAGCAATCCCTCGGAGAACGATCCGACCCCGATGATCCGCGCATTCGACGATTTCGCCTACCTGATCAGGAACTATCCCGACAGCCGCTACGTGGCGGACGCGCGCCAGCGCATGGTTTATCTGCGTAACGAACTGGCCGAATACGAACTGCACGTCGCGGACTATTACATGCGGCGCGGCGCGTGGGTCGCGGCGGCAAATCGCGGCAAATATGTCGTGGAGCATTACGAGGGCGCTGAATCCATGCCGGCCGCGCTGGGGGTGATGATTACCGCATATCGCAGGCTGGGGCTAAATGATCTGGCCGTTGACGCCACGCGTGTATTGCGTCTGAATTTTCCCGAGCGCGCCTCGGAACTGCTCGCCGCGCGCGATTGA